One region of Pyramidobacter sp. YE332 genomic DNA includes:
- a CDS encoding ABC transporter ATP-binding protein, with translation MQNIAVKDLSFAYVKDKLILKDIELSVAAGEFVCLLGQSGCGKSTFLRLLAGLERPTCGEITLDGQPIVGAGLDRGVVFQDYGLFPWMTAGENIMLALRQRFPGRGADELKAVALEKLREVGFDGAVFRKLPRELSGGMQQRVAIAQAFAVDPPVLLMDEPFGALDAVTRAMLQDLVSELWAKHEPKKTVFFVTHDVDEALLLGSHVVVLGQSPSGVIFDCRVPAAERASRSSRFENAEFVRLRETLIRHINRDVAERLSRSGLFAHGNGVVD, from the coding sequence GTGCAGAATATCGCCGTCAAGGACCTTTCCTTCGCGTATGTGAAGGACAAGCTGATACTGAAAGATATCGAGCTCTCCGTCGCGGCGGGGGAGTTCGTCTGCCTGCTGGGGCAGTCGGGCTGCGGCAAGAGCACGTTTCTGCGCCTGCTGGCGGGGCTGGAGCGTCCTACCTGCGGCGAGATCACGCTCGACGGCCAACCGATCGTGGGCGCGGGACTGGATCGCGGCGTGGTCTTTCAGGATTACGGCCTGTTCCCGTGGATGACGGCGGGCGAAAACATCATGCTGGCGCTGAGACAGCGTTTCCCCGGGCGCGGCGCGGACGAGCTGAAGGCGGTCGCGCTGGAAAAACTGCGCGAGGTCGGTTTCGACGGCGCGGTCTTCCGCAAGCTGCCGCGCGAGCTGTCCGGCGGCATGCAGCAGCGCGTGGCGATCGCGCAGGCGTTCGCCGTCGATCCGCCGGTGCTGCTGATGGACGAACCGTTCGGCGCGCTCGACGCGGTGACGCGCGCCATGCTTCAGGATCTGGTCTCGGAGCTGTGGGCGAAGCATGAGCCGAAAAAAACCGTCTTTTTCGTCACGCACGATGTGGACGAGGCGCTGCTGCTGGGCAGCCACGTCGTCGTGCTGGGGCAGTCGCCCAGCGGCGTAATCTTCGACTGCCGCGTTCCCGCGGCGGAGCGCGCCTCGCGCAGCTCCCGCTTCGAAAACGCGGAGTTCGTTCGCCTGCGCGAGACGCTGATCCGGCACATCAACCGCGACGTGGCGGAGCGCCTGTCGCGCAGCGGCTTGTTTGCGCATGGAAACGGCGTCGTCGATTAG